A window of Komagataeibacter medellinensis NBRC 3288 contains these coding sequences:
- a CDS encoding TonB-dependent receptor plug domain-containing protein: protein MNRRTSFLITTICSFVSLGAVAATPSGNSVTKEQNPEKNGTVRARRAPTAQTHTRAAQNLKQENNAGVNSSGVETINVSTGTHTVNRKARDSISPVSVVSAATLRRSGQMNLADALTRTYASINVSTMGADAGALTSAIRMRGLNPNEVLVLVDGKRRHTTANLYADSGPDSGSTPVDLNMLPANAIDHIEVLEDGAAAMYGSDAIAGVVNIITKKQDHGLNLSGQTGANAYNGDGWGYQLNADGGMKLGQDGFLHISGQMYHTDHFVANNARDHRLLGSQPADAGTATYTGVNAGKISTRSNKIMSTPEETRENLAIEWGKQFTPGINFYGLITYAHRHAESYENYRTPTVGGSCEACAAIAPYGFSPLETMEENDFAATLGLKGDNFMGFNWDISSTYGEDIDKVGNKNTLNTSYVTAYGSSPRKARAESYSMVQWTNNVDFRRHFKIGDVVPMTLAFGAEERMESYNITAGNPVSYLGGGTQGYAGISPGSAGTWYRDIWAWYLDGDFRLTKKWELDFAGRLEHYTDVGNTENGKISTRYNFTKRIAIRGTISTGFRAPTLAESHFSAVNVSPTGASGLLAADSSAAQSIGATKLKPERSTSVSGGIVLEPVDGFHVEADVYQINMRDRIVQDTNFGGSIPYGNTTQGEVAAQAIAQLASLPTGFTGYNDVYADYFTNGASTRTQGVDIKADYMFRFHQYGNLALSMSIDLNRTRLHHNGADLNLSNIAAITTDYPRSKIILNAYYTYKNWDFNIRQTRYGQTSDMMQYQDWGPAALQYSNNALQQFINTPHWLTDIEIGVRFKKNWHMAIGANNVFNVRPRMVPQALNALGAMPYDEDSAQIPMYGGYYYGRLNANF, encoded by the coding sequence ATGAACAGACGGACTTCTTTCCTGATCACAACTATCTGCTCTTTTGTTTCTTTGGGAGCAGTCGCCGCAACACCCAGTGGAAATTCTGTAACAAAGGAACAGAATCCAGAAAAAAATGGGACAGTCCGCGCACGTCGTGCACCGACAGCGCAGACACATACGCGTGCCGCGCAGAACCTGAAGCAAGAAAATAACGCAGGTGTAAATAGTTCCGGTGTCGAGACAATAAACGTATCAACCGGCACGCATACGGTCAATCGGAAGGCACGTGACAGCATAAGTCCCGTCTCAGTCGTCAGCGCAGCAACCCTGCGTCGGTCGGGCCAGATGAACCTGGCTGATGCCCTGACCCGTACCTATGCCTCGATCAATGTCAGCACGATGGGAGCCGATGCTGGCGCCCTGACATCCGCCATTCGCATGCGTGGTCTGAACCCGAACGAAGTGCTGGTGCTTGTTGATGGCAAGCGCCGTCATACGACAGCCAATCTGTATGCTGATTCTGGCCCGGATTCAGGTTCAACCCCGGTTGACCTGAATATGCTTCCGGCCAATGCCATTGATCATATCGAGGTGCTGGAAGACGGTGCGGCCGCCATGTATGGCTCGGATGCGATTGCCGGTGTGGTCAACATTATTACCAAGAAACAAGATCATGGCCTGAACCTGAGCGGCCAGACCGGCGCGAATGCTTATAACGGTGATGGCTGGGGCTACCAGCTTAATGCCGATGGTGGCATGAAACTGGGACAGGACGGTTTCCTGCATATCAGCGGCCAGATGTACCATACGGACCATTTCGTGGCCAACAATGCACGGGACCACCGCCTGCTTGGTTCCCAGCCTGCCGATGCTGGTACTGCGACCTATACTGGTGTCAATGCTGGAAAAATTTCAACACGTTCCAACAAAATCATGAGTACGCCGGAAGAAACGCGTGAAAATCTGGCGATTGAATGGGGCAAGCAGTTTACACCTGGAATCAATTTCTATGGGCTGATTACCTATGCCCATCGTCATGCGGAATCTTATGAAAACTATCGCACGCCCACTGTCGGCGGTTCCTGCGAGGCCTGTGCCGCTATTGCGCCCTATGGCTTTTCACCACTGGAAACCATGGAAGAAAACGATTTTGCCGCCACACTGGGCCTAAAGGGTGACAACTTCATGGGCTTCAATTGGGATATCAGTTCCACCTATGGTGAAGATATCGACAAGGTCGGCAACAAGAATACCCTTAACACATCTTATGTCACTGCATACGGTTCCAGCCCACGTAAGGCGCGGGCTGAAAGCTACAGCATGGTGCAATGGACCAACAACGTCGATTTCCGTCGTCATTTCAAGATCGGGGACGTCGTTCCGATGACGCTTGCTTTCGGTGCTGAAGAACGGATGGAATCCTACAATATCACCGCAGGTAATCCCGTTTCGTACCTGGGGGGTGGCACGCAGGGTTATGCTGGCATCTCCCCCGGTTCGGCTGGCACATGGTACCGTGACATCTGGGCGTGGTACCTGGATGGTGATTTCCGCCTAACCAAGAAGTGGGAACTGGATTTTGCCGGGCGGCTGGAGCATTACACCGATGTCGGCAATACAGAAAATGGCAAGATTTCAACACGTTACAACTTCACAAAGCGTATTGCCATCCGTGGTACCATCAGCACGGGCTTCCGTGCCCCGACGCTGGCTGAATCTCATTTCAGCGCTGTCAATGTTTCACCCACGGGTGCCAGCGGCCTGCTTGCCGCTGATTCTTCGGCAGCCCAGAGCATTGGCGCGACCAAGCTGAAGCCCGAGCGCTCCACCAGTGTCAGCGGTGGCATCGTGCTGGAGCCTGTCGATGGTTTCCATGTTGAAGCGGACGTCTACCAGATCAATATGCGTGACCGCATCGTGCAGGATACGAACTTCGGCGGTTCTATCCCTTACGGTAATACAACGCAGGGCGAGGTTGCGGCGCAGGCCATTGCCCAGTTGGCTTCCCTGCCAACCGGTTTTACCGGTTATAACGATGTTTATGCCGATTATTTCACTAATGGCGCCAGTACCCGAACACAGGGCGTGGACATCAAGGCGGATTATATGTTCCGCTTCCATCAATACGGCAATCTGGCGCTGTCGATGTCGATCGACCTCAACCGCACTCGTCTGCATCATAATGGCGCGGACCTGAACCTTTCAAATATCGCAGCAATCACAACCGACTATCCGCGTAGCAAGATCATCCTGAACGCATATTATACCTACAAGAACTGGGATTTTAATATCCGTCAGACCCGCTATGGCCAGACCAGCGACATGATGCAGTATCAGGACTGGGGGCCTGCGGCTCTGCAATACTCCAACAACGCCCTGCAGCAATTCATTAATACGCCACACTGGCTGACGGATATTGAAATTGGCGTCCGTTTCAAGAAAAACTGGCATATGGCAATCGGTGCCAATAACGTATTCAACGTGCGTCC